In Terriglobales bacterium, a single window of DNA contains:
- a CDS encoding threonine synthase, whose amino-acid sequence MAAIEYFECSKCGARVPPDAPPGVCAKDGGTFWVRYDLERLRHSFSRALLAGRPASMWRYAEVLPEAAPVTLGEGFTPLLRSRRYPNVWIKDEGLNPTGSFKARGLSAAVTMARAWGKRKLAIPSAGNAASALAAYAAAAELEAHIFMPRDVPLANRVECQAYGAEVTLVDGLIGDCARLLQQQAEVEGWYDVSTLKEPFRVEGKKTMAYEVAEQMGWRLPDAIIYPTGGGVGLIGMWKAFDEMEALGWTDGKRPKMIAVQSTGCAPIPKAFHESKKTADVWPQAATIAAGLRVPKAYGDYLILDILRQSQGTAVAVSDAEIMAAVVEWAREDGLFAAPEGAASLAAYKKLRSQEFLAPEETVVLFNTGSGLKYLDVIAEALGVRGEAPQPRGRTIGGIIGPY is encoded by the coding sequence ATGGCAGCGATCGAATACTTCGAGTGCTCGAAGTGCGGCGCGCGAGTGCCGCCGGACGCGCCGCCGGGGGTGTGCGCGAAGGACGGCGGAACGTTCTGGGTGCGTTACGACCTGGAACGGCTGAGGCACTCGTTCTCCCGCGCCCTGCTGGCCGGGCGTCCGGCCAGCATGTGGCGCTACGCCGAAGTGCTGCCCGAGGCAGCTCCGGTCACGCTGGGGGAAGGATTCACGCCGCTGCTGCGCAGCCGGCGCTATCCGAACGTGTGGATCAAAGATGAAGGTCTGAACCCCACCGGCAGCTTCAAGGCGCGCGGGCTCTCGGCGGCGGTGACCATGGCGCGCGCCTGGGGCAAGCGCAAACTGGCGATTCCTTCCGCGGGCAACGCGGCTTCGGCACTGGCGGCGTACGCGGCCGCGGCGGAACTGGAGGCGCACATCTTCATGCCGCGCGACGTGCCGCTGGCCAATCGCGTGGAGTGCCAGGCCTACGGCGCCGAGGTCACGCTGGTGGATGGCTTGATCGGCGACTGCGCGCGCCTGCTGCAGCAGCAGGCGGAAGTCGAGGGCTGGTACGACGTCTCTACGCTCAAGGAACCGTTCCGCGTCGAAGGCAAGAAGACCATGGCGTACGAAGTGGCCGAGCAGATGGGATGGCGGCTTCCCGACGCCATCATCTATCCCACCGGCGGCGGGGTGGGACTGATCGGCATGTGGAAGGCGTTTGACGAGATGGAAGCTCTGGGTTGGACCGATGGAAAGCGGCCGAAGATGATTGCTGTCCAGTCAACGGGTTGCGCGCCTATTCCTAAAGCGTTCCATGAGAGCAAGAAAACGGCGGACGTGTGGCCGCAGGCGGCCACCATTGCCGCCGGGCTGCGGGTGCCCAAGGCGTACGGCGATTACCTGATCCTCGACATTCTGCGCCAGAGCCAGGGTACGGCGGTGGCAGTGAGCGACGCCGAGATCATGGCGGCGGTGGTCGAGTGGGCGCGCGAGGATGGCCTGTTCGCCGCACCGGAGGGAGCGGCGTCGCTGGCGGCCTACAAGAAGTTGCGGTCGCAAGAGTTCCTTGCGCCCGAGGAGACCGTGGTGCTGTTCAACACCGGGTCGGGGCTGAAGTACCTGGACGTGATCGCGGAAGCGCTGGGCGTGCGCGGAGAAGCTCCGCAGCCTCGCGGGCGGACGATCGGCGGCATCATCGGGCCGTACTAG
- a CDS encoding DUF4442 domain-containing protein, producing MPESWATRRLRWAVNLCYAFAAGGARVTYIGGDWREVRVEVPLNWRTRNYVGTIFGGAMYAAVDPIYMLMLIHCLGLEYIVWDKTATIRFRKPGRSTLRAEFRLEDADWMLFAARRRRRLPSIAYTGWS from the coding sequence ATGCCGGAATCCTGGGCCACGCGCCGCTTGCGCTGGGCCGTGAACCTCTGCTATGCGTTCGCGGCCGGCGGGGCGCGGGTCACCTACATCGGCGGCGACTGGCGCGAAGTGCGGGTCGAAGTGCCGCTGAACTGGCGCACCCGCAACTACGTGGGTACCATCTTCGGCGGCGCCATGTACGCCGCCGTCGACCCCATCTACATGCTGATGCTCATTCACTGCCTGGGGCTGGAGTACATCGTCTGGGACAAAACGGCCACCATCCGCTTTCGCAAGCCGGGCCGCTCGACCCTGCGCGCCGAGTTCAGGCTGGAGGACGCAGACTGGATGCTATTCGCCGCGAGACGGCGGAGAAGACTTCCATCGATCGCGTATACCGGGTGGAGCTGA
- a CDS encoding FG-GAP-like repeat-containing protein, protein MAIGEFNGDGKLDMVLTAGQQVYPFYGSGDGSLTISESIGSTPGDLSTLATGEFSDDGGGGRTGGNEGRTGGNELVTAAEDGIQLFLNNSGVLQPISLPVTGNFSSVTSGDINGDRLDDMVLTESSGRVTILLGNGDGTFQPAEEYAVGDSPRSVTLPDVNGDGAPDVGLLSSGGFNVFLNAGGTSVTLQSSLAAAVQQQPISFTATVAATVPGAGSPSGTVTFKDVSVFPIITLGTAELLNGTAQLTTGLPVGTHDIQAFYSGDTTFNPKASNQVSEVITGETSGGSGGKGGGEPLSCSVSSSSLASASSPTAAATAALAPRRSERTLGARGGGTISRPAVLLREFREGGGGWKTPHDPAFAVSVKETLDTAAEPIALPEPTTSPDPVSLPGPIALPDPVTEPAPTGAPDPTVAPDPLALPLTAEQRQDFRLGKPYLATSRATGAGQRQPRVPATAQVLGPGMVLGFDGLSHFGMRNADDGNQASLEPPDMGLAASDNQVVQIVNGALAVYSTEGLLLAGPSSLNLFFGLPHAVDRTVVPKQFGPFVADPRALYDPQLGRWYIVALKVATNPLSGAFLSSSSTLLAVSRGSDATGLFDFYEIDVTDDGYGDCPCIGDQPLLGMNREALFLSMNQFSFRTRQFQTALVLAIDKGQLLKKQRVRAVGFQNLTVEGEPAFSVYPAIPAPGTSTTPGVEFFLSTLNFSGAGDDRLAVWAMSDTRQVAYGSQGKVGIQSLVVNVDPYDKPTTSLQMSGPTPLLDELNAGLVCDGSGLFSQATNEVLEALDANDDRMQQVYQRGGELLAAFGTRVMVAGQEQMGVAWVRIGATSDGCSISATVNQQGQLGAAGQDLLFPALAVNAQGKGVVGFTVTGSNLMPGFGYAHLNAGGVENAVNLVVTGAAPEDGFSGYRRCGGRGVARWGDYSGAAVSPNGDLWTAGEYIPNATRTQLANWGSHVVRITPPCGPSR, encoded by the coding sequence ATGGCAATCGGTGAATTTAACGGCGACGGGAAACTCGACATGGTGCTGACCGCCGGGCAACAGGTCTATCCCTTCTATGGCAGTGGTGACGGGTCCCTGACCATTTCCGAATCCATCGGGTCAACTCCCGGCGATCTGTCGACGCTAGCAACGGGCGAATTTAGCGATGATGGTGGGGGAGGGCGCACTGGTGGCAACGAGGGCCGGACTGGTGGGAACGAGCTAGTGACTGCTGCCGAGGATGGGATTCAGCTGTTTCTCAACAACAGCGGCGTGTTGCAACCTATCAGCCTGCCCGTAACGGGGAATTTTTCCTCTGTTACCTCTGGCGATATCAACGGTGATCGCTTGGATGACATGGTGCTCACCGAGAGCAGTGGGAGGGTAACGATCTTGCTGGGCAACGGCGACGGTACGTTCCAGCCAGCAGAGGAGTATGCCGTAGGGGACTCTCCGCGTTCAGTCACGCTGCCCGATGTGAACGGCGATGGCGCTCCGGATGTTGGGTTACTGTCTAGCGGTGGCTTCAACGTATTCCTCAATGCCGGCGGGACTTCAGTCACGTTGCAGAGTTCTCTGGCAGCGGCGGTCCAGCAGCAGCCCATCAGCTTCACCGCGACGGTGGCGGCAACAGTGCCCGGCGCGGGCAGCCCCAGCGGCACGGTGACCTTCAAGGACGTGTCGGTGTTCCCCATAATCACGCTGGGTACGGCGGAGCTGCTCAACGGCACGGCCCAGTTGACCACCGGGCTGCCGGTGGGGACGCACGACATCCAGGCGTTCTACTCTGGCGACACGACCTTCAACCCCAAGGCCTCGAACCAGGTGAGCGAGGTCATCACGGGAGAGACGAGCGGCGGCAGCGGAGGCAAGGGCGGCGGGGAGCCGCTGAGTTGCAGTGTTTCGTCTTCGTCGTTGGCCTCAGCCTCGAGCCCCACGGCGGCGGCAACGGCGGCCCTGGCGCCGCGGCGGAGTGAGCGGACACTCGGAGCGCGGGGCGGGGGCACGATCAGCCGTCCGGCCGTACTCCTGCGCGAGTTCCGGGAGGGCGGAGGCGGCTGGAAGACGCCTCACGATCCAGCGTTCGCGGTGAGCGTGAAAGAAACCCTCGACACGGCAGCCGAGCCCATCGCTCTGCCGGAGCCCACGACTTCGCCCGATCCGGTCTCCTTGCCCGGTCCCATCGCTCTGCCTGATCCCGTCACTGAACCCGCCCCGACGGGTGCCCCGGATCCGACAGTCGCACCCGACCCGTTGGCTCTGCCGCTGACGGCCGAGCAGCGCCAGGACTTCCGGCTCGGCAAGCCCTACCTCGCTACTTCCCGGGCCACGGGTGCGGGGCAGCGTCAGCCGCGGGTACCGGCCACGGCCCAGGTGCTGGGCCCGGGGATGGTCTTGGGCTTTGACGGCCTCAGCCACTTCGGGATGCGCAACGCCGACGACGGCAACCAAGCCTCGCTGGAGCCGCCGGACATGGGCCTGGCAGCCAGCGACAACCAAGTGGTGCAGATCGTCAACGGGGCCCTGGCGGTGTACTCCACCGAAGGGCTGCTCTTGGCTGGTCCCAGTTCCCTGAACCTGTTCTTCGGGCTGCCCCATGCCGTGGATCGCACCGTAGTGCCCAAGCAGTTCGGGCCCTTCGTGGCCGATCCCCGGGCGCTCTACGATCCCCAACTCGGGCGCTGGTACATCGTTGCGCTGAAGGTAGCGACGAACCCGCTCTCGGGCGCGTTCCTGTCCAGTTCCTCGACGCTTCTGGCGGTGAGCCGAGGCTCGGATGCCACCGGCTTGTTCGACTTCTACGAGATCGACGTCACCGATGATGGCTACGGCGACTGCCCCTGCATCGGCGACCAGCCCTTGCTGGGGATGAACCGGGAAGCCCTGTTCCTCAGCATGAACCAGTTCTCCTTCCGCACGCGCCAGTTCCAGACCGCTCTGGTGCTGGCCATCGACAAGGGGCAGTTGCTGAAGAAGCAGCGGGTACGGGCGGTGGGCTTCCAGAACCTGACGGTCGAGGGAGAGCCGGCCTTCTCGGTGTACCCGGCCATTCCGGCGCCGGGGACGAGTACGACGCCAGGGGTCGAGTTCTTCCTGAGCACGCTGAACTTCAGCGGGGCGGGGGATGACCGGCTGGCAGTGTGGGCCATGTCGGATACCCGCCAGGTAGCCTACGGGAGCCAGGGAAAGGTGGGTATCCAGAGCCTGGTGGTGAACGTGGACCCCTACGACAAGCCCACCACCTCGCTGCAGATGTCCGGACCGACGCCGCTACTCGACGAGCTCAATGCCGGGCTGGTGTGTGACGGCAGCGGGCTGTTCTCCCAGGCTACCAATGAGGTGCTGGAAGCGCTGGACGCCAACGATGACCGCATGCAGCAGGTGTACCAGCGGGGCGGCGAACTGCTGGCCGCCTTCGGCACGCGGGTGATGGTGGCCGGTCAGGAGCAGATGGGCGTGGCCTGGGTGCGCATCGGGGCGACAAGCGACGGTTGTTCGATCTCAGCCACGGTGAATCAGCAGGGGCAGCTCGGGGCAGCCGGCCAGGATCTGCTCTTCCCCGCTCTGGCGGTGAACGCCCAGGGCAAGGGCGTAGTGGGCTTCACCGTCACCGGAAGTAATCTGATGCCCGGCTTCGGCTATGCCCACCTGAACGCTGGAGGAGTGGAGAACGCGGTGAACTTGGTGGTGACGGGGGCGGCACCGGAAGACGGCTTTAGCGGCTACCGTCGCTGCGGCGGTCGCGGCGTGGCGCGCTGGGGCGACTACTCGGGAGCCGCGGTAAGTCCCAACGGCGACCTGTGGACGGCCGGCGAGTACATCCCCAACGCCACCCGCACCCAGCTCGCTAACTGGGGCTCCCATGTCGTACGCATCACGCCACCATGCGGACCATCAAGATGA